The segment AAGATCTGCAGGATCATCAGTAACTATAAGTGGTCTAGACGGTAACTATAGTTTAATTAAATTAGCTTCAGGTGAAGTTAGAAAAATTGATTCTAGATCTTTAGCGACAATAGGTGTTTTAAGTAATCCAGATCAAAAAAATATTAAAATTGGTAAAGCTGGTAGATCAAGATGGTTGGGTAGAAAGCCCCATACTAGAGGTGTTGTTAAAAACCCAGTAGATCACCCACACGGCGGTGGTGAAGGTAAATCAGCAGGAGGTAGACACCCAGTTTCACCAACAGGTCAATCTGCTAAAGGATTAAAAACTAGAGATAATAAGAGAACAGACAAATATATAGTTAAAAGAAGAAACAAAAGGAAGGATACCAAGTAATGGCTAGAGCAGTATGGAAAGGACCTTTTGTGGAAGAAAGTTTAATGAAAAAAGTTGATAAATATAAAGATGATCCAAAAAAAATACCTATCAAAACTTGGTCAAGAAAATCAACAATTTTACCAGATTTTGTTGGAGTTAGTTTTCAGATATATAATGGTAAAAAGTTTATTCCAATTACAATATCAGAGGATATGGTTGGACACAAATTAGGTGAGTTTTCACCAACAAGAACTTTTTATGGTCATACACCAGCAGATAAAAAAGCTAAACCTGCAGAGAAAAAATA is part of the Candidatus Pelagibacter sp. HTCC7211 genome and harbors:
- the rpsS gene encoding 30S ribosomal protein S19, with amino-acid sequence MARAVWKGPFVEESLMKKVDKYKDDPKKIPIKTWSRKSTILPDFVGVSFQIYNGKKFIPITISEDMVGHKLGEFSPTRTFYGHTPADKKAKPAEKK